The following nucleotide sequence is from Gordonia jinghuaiqii.
CGGGTCCATGGCATCGTCACCGCGCACCCCGTCTCCGAAGCTGCCGACCAGCGCAACCGCTTTCGGGCTGGGAGAGTTCGTCGACGCCTCGCCGTCGCCGTTCCATGTCTGTGCAACCGTGGCCCGTGAGCTCGAGACCGCCGGTTACACACGGCTTTTCGAGGACAGGGAATGGTCGTCGACCGAGCTGAGTGCACCGGCGGCGCGTCACTACGTCATCCGGGGCGGCTCCATCATCGCCTGGCAGGCCGGTGAGGCCGGGGCGTTCCGCATCGTCGGTGGGCACACCGACAGCCCCAACCTGCGGGTCAAACAGCATCCGGACCGGTCCTCGGCGGGGGTGGCGATGGTCGCGCTCGAACCCTACGGCGGCGCATGGCTGAACTCATGGCTCGACCGCGATCTGGGCCTGTCCGGTCGCCTCGCATATCGATCGGCAGAGGGCGTGGCGCACACGCTGGTTCACGTGACCGAGCCGGTGCTGCGGGTGCCGCAACTCGCGATTCATCTGTCGGAGGACCGCAAGGGCGTCACGCTCGACCCGCAACGCCACGTGGATGGGATCTGGGGTCTCGGCGACGCCGTCCCCGATGTCCTGCGCTGGGTGTCGGAGTATGCGGGCATCGATCCCGACGCTCTTCTCGGGTGGGAGCTGATGACCCACGACGCCGCGCCGTCGGCGATCGTCGGTGCCGGCGAGAACCTGCTCAGCGCACCGCGTCTGGACAATCAGGGCACCTGCTACGCCGGGCTGCGCGCACTGCTGGACGGGTCGTCGACGACACATACCCGGATGCTCGTGCTGTTCGACCACGAAGAGGTCGGCAGCGGGTCCGAGCGTGGGGCTGCATCGGACTTTCTGGCCTCGATCTGTGAGCGGATCGTGTTGGCACGCGGCGGTTCTCGCGCCGACTTCCTGCAGGCGATGGCGGCGAGTGTGTGCTTGTCGGGCGACATGGCCCACGCCACCCATCCGAACTATCCCGAACGGCACGAGCCCGGTCACCGCATCACGATCGGCGGCGGACCGGTGCTCAAGGTGAACCAGAACCTGCGCTATGCGTCAGATGCGTTGGGCGAGGCCATCTTCGCGCTCGCCTGTGACACCGCCGGGGTGCCCATGCAGCGGTACGTGCATCGGGCCGATCTGCCGTGCGGATCGACCATCGGGCCGATCACCGCGTCCCGTACCGGGTTGACGACGATCGACGTCGGTGCGCCCCAGCTCGCCATGCATTCGGCGCGCGAACTGATGGGCGTCGCCGATGTGCCCATGTATTCCGCTGCGCTGCAGGCGTTTCTGTCTCAGGACTGACCGGCGTTCAGGCGGGGACGATCAGTACACGCGAGCGAAGCCGAGGACCTTGTTCACGTAGTCCATCGAGTTGTTGTAGCGCAGGACCGCGGTGACCAGCGACGACGGGTCGCGCAGGTCGAGGTTCCCGTCGCACAGGTAGTTCGCGGTGGTCAACGCGGCGTCGAAGATGTTCTGCGGGTCGGACTTCCCGTCCTTGTTGCCATCGGCGGCGTACGCCTTCCAGGTCGACGGCAGGAACTGCATGGGGCCGACTGCGCGGTCGTAGGCGGCGTCACCGTCGAGCTGGCCGCCGTCGGTGTCGTTGATGACCTCGTTGCCCGCCAGGGTGCCGTCGAGGCGCGGGCCGAAGATCGCGCTGCGCAGTGCGCCGTCGGGCGCCACGTTGCCGTGGTCGGCGTGATGGGACTCCACCTTGCCGATCCCGGCGATGACCTTCCAGTCGATGTTGCATCGCGGGTGGGTGATCTTCACGGAGTTCGCAGCGGCCTCGTAGGCGTCGTAGTTCGTCGCAGGCACCGCACCGGTGGTCACACTCGCGGGGCGCACCGGGGGCGGCGGAGCGATCGGATGGGCCTCGACCACGGGTGTGACCGTGGGAGGCGTCGTCGTGGAGTCGACGCTCGACTGGGGAGCGGAGACCGGGGTGGGGGCTGCGGTGTGGCTGGACAGCTCCGCGCCGGCAGTGGCGGCGCCGGCGAGGACGCCGACCGGCAGCAGGGCCGTGGCCCACAACGCTGTCCGTCTCTTCTGCCGTGGCCCGAAGTTCCGTGGCCCGAGTTTCCCCCGTGGCCCGAATTTTCCCCGTGGCTTGGAGTGCTTACCCAAAACTGATCGACCTCGCGTGTACATCTGGTGGTTCGTGCTCTCTGAACCGGACCGACCGTACACCTCAATGTGAGCAAAGCGTTATGATCCTGTGATCAATAATGGTCTGGACGCCGACGCTGCTTTGTGTCTATGCAGGTAAGCGAAAAATCGGGACATCTCTGTGAGACGGGGCACATACGGTCCCGAAACAGGTCCCGGCGGGCCGTCGGAAGTCGTCAGTTCGGGCGCAGAAGAGACAGGGTGCTGCCCTCGCTGACCACGATGTAACCGTCGAGCACGCGGATCAGACCGGGGGTGGTCAGGCTCTGTTCCCAGGCCACGGTGTTCTCCGGGGTGAGCGCCGTCAGCACGCCCTGATTGGCGACGATCATCGTGGTGCCCGTGGACCCGACGCACGCGGGGTTCGCGAGGATCGGCTGCTCCGGTCCCGGCGGGGGCCCCATGCCGACGTGCCGGCCGTCGGCGAGCGCGTAGGTGGTGCGCGAGCCGTCACGGAGACCGAAGTTCACCAGCGACCCGCAGGAGACGGCGTTCGCCTTCGACAGTTCGGTGTCGCTGATCTGCCACAGGGCGCCCGACCGCGCCGGGTCCCGGACCTCGTACTGACCCTCCGCGGCGAAGATGCGGTTGGCGGCGTTGAGTACCGGCAGCGTCGACGGCCCGGCGAGCACCTGGAGGCCGTCGGCCTCGGCGACGGGGTCCGGGTCGACGCGCCCGTTGACGGTGGCGTAGGTCACCACCCGTTCGTTGCCGTACTCCTGATGGTGGACGGCCACGCCGGTCGGGTAGAGCCGGATGGTGCACTGGTCGCAGCCGATCCGGTCGTCGCCGGTGGTCGGGTTCACCAGGTGCTGGCTGGCGTCGGCGGTCTTGACGATCACGATGTCACCGGTGACGTCGATCTCGATGACCGGAGCCGCGAACGTACGGGCCCAGATGCTGTTGCCGCTCGGCGTGTTCAGCGAGACCTGATGTCCCACCTTGTTGACGCGCAGGAAGTTGGTGCCGAGTCCCTCCACCTTCTTGGTGTCGGAGTACTCGGAGGTCTGGGTGGGGACGCCGGCATCGTCGACGAGGTAGAAGCCGTCGTCGAGCAGGTTGCCCAGCTGGACCGCGCATCCCACCTGGCCTGCTTCGTTGACCGCGCAGTCGCCCTGACCCGCGTTGACGGGGCTGTCCCACAGCATCTTTCCGGTGCGGCGATCCACCATCGCAAACGAGCGGCCCAGGCCCGACGGATAGGAGATGAGCCAGCCCTCGTCGGAGGTGTCGGCAACCTCGATCGTGACCTCACCGCGGTAATCGGGCAGGTCCTCCTGGCCGACGATGGTCCACCCGATGGTGGGTGCACGGTGATAGTCGCGCAGCTCGCCGTAGGCGTAGTCGGCGTTGTCGACCCGCGAATCGCCGCTCGCGAGAACCACTCCGCCGGTGATCAGCAGCGCGGCGCAGAGGAACAACACGACGGTCCCGATGCCGAACGGCAGGCGCGCGGAAAGGGTCCGGGCGCGGGAGCGAGAGGACATGGCTAAGAGTCAACCATGGCCGCTGACGGACGGTTCGGGGCCCGGTGCCGTCGGGGCCGGACCGCGAATCGCCGGCGATATGACCATGGCGTTTCGAGGCCGGACACGGTGAACTGGTCCCATGGATCTGCTGCGGGACGTCTTGGTGACGTTGACGGTCGTGACCACCGGGCTCAGCGCCGGCGTACTGGCCGGGTTCGGCTATGCCGTGATCCCCGGACTCACCCGCGCCGGCGCCGAGATAGCGGTCCCTGCGATGCAGCGGATGAACAGGTCCATTCTCAACCCGCTGTTCGCCGTCATCTTCGGCGGCGGCGTGGTGTTCGGCGTGCTGAGTGCCTGGACGTCATGGGACACCGGCTTGCGATGGTGGGTGGTCGCGGCGACACTCCTGACACTCCTCGGTGTCGTCATCACGATGGCGGTCAACGTTCCGGCCAACAACCGCCTCGACGCCGCCGGTGACGTACGAGGAGAGGAAGCGGTCCGGATGTGGTCGGAGTTCACCGCCGTCTGGGTGCCCTGGAACATTGCGCGATCTCTGCTGACCACCGCCGCGGTCGCGGTCCTGGTCGCCGGTCTGCTCGTGGGATGACGTCCTGAACTGAATCGACGTGTGTCAATATTGACAGGTGTCGAATAAGAATGTGCTCCTCTCACCGGCCCGCGGCCTGAGTGGTGACGAGATCGGGGCTGTCACCCCGTTGTTGAAGGCGCTCGCGGACCCGGTCCGGTTGCGGTTGCTGTCGGAGGTTGCCGCGCACCCGGGAGGGGAAGCGTGTGTGTGTGACATCTCCGGACCGTTCAACCTGTCGCAACCGACGATCTCGCACCATCTCAAAGTGCTCCGGGAAGCAGGCCTGGTGACCAGCGAGCGCCGGGCGACCTGGGTGTACTACCGCGTGAACACCTCTGCGCTGCAACAACTGGCCGGCCTCATGGACAGCCTCGCGTCGGTGGTGGGGGAGTCCCGCTCGTGCGAGGCGGGCCAGTGAACACCGCCGACACCGCGGTCGCGGGCAAGTTGTCGATGCTGGACCGGTTCCTGCCGGTGTGGATCGGCGCGGCGATGGTCGCCGGACTGCTGCTCGGCCGGGCTGTCCCGGGTCTGGGAGACACCCTGGCGTCGGTAGAGCTCGACGGCATCTCGCTGCCGATCGCCCTCGGACTGCTGATCATGATGTACCCGGTGCTGGCCAAGGTGCGCTACGACCGACTCGACTCGGTCACCGGTGATCGTCGCTTGCTGCTCGGGTCGCTGGTGCTCAACTGGATCATCGGACCGGCATTGATGTTCGCGCTGGCCTGGCTTCTGCTTCCGGACCTGCCCGAGTACCGCACCGGACTGATCATCGTCGGTCTGGCCCGATGTATCGCCATGGTCATCATCTGGAACGACCTGGCGTGCGGCGACCGCGAAGCCGCTGCGGTGCTGGTCGCCCTGAACTCGGTGTTCCAGGTGGTGATGTTCGCCGTGCTGGGCTGGTTCTATCTCTCGGTGTTGCCCGGCTGGCTCGGCCTGGAGCAGACGACCATCGACGCCTCGCCGTGGCAGATCGCGAAGTCGGTGCTGATCTTCCTCGGAATCCCGCTGGCCGCGGGCTATCTCACCCGACGCATCGGCGAACGGACCAAGGGCCGCGAGTGGTACGAGTCGTCGTTTCTGCCGCGCCTGGGTCCGTGGGCGCTCTACGGCCTGCTGTTCACCATCGTCATCCTCTTCGCGTTGCAGGGTGAGCGAATCACCTCTGAGCCCTGGGACGTCGTGCGGATCGCTGTACCGCTGCTGATCTACTTCGCGGTGATGTGGGGCGGTGGGTTCGTTCTCGGCGCCGCGATGGGATTGGGGTACGAGCGCACCACCACACTCGCGTTCACCGCCGCCGGCAACAACTTCGAGCTCGCGATAGCCGTCGCGATCGCCACCTACGGTGCGACCTCCGGCCAAGCCCTCGCCGGGGTCATCGGACCACTCATCGAGGTCCCGGTCCTCGTCGCCCTCGTCTACGTGTCCCTCGCACTGCGGAAACGCTTCACCGCAAACACCAACTCAACCGGGGAGCGCGTTCGCCATGCCTGAACCCATCGATGTGCTCTTCGTGTGTGTGAGCAACCGCGGCAAATCCGTGATGGCCGAACATCTCACGCCGACGGTCACCGATCGGATCGCGGCGTCGTCCGCTGGAACCGGTGCGAAGATCGGCGGCCAGGTCAACGAACTGTCCGCCCGGGTACTCGCCGAGGTCGGTGCCGACGTCGCCGGACATCAACCGCGGCAACTCACCGACGATCTGATGCGCGCAGCGGATCTGGTCGTGGTGGTCGGCACTGCCGACGTCACCGCACCGGAGGGCATTGCCCTCGAGGTGTGGAACACCGACGAACCCTCCGAACGTGGCATTGACGGCATCGAACGGATGCGCCTGATCCGCGACGACATCACCGACCGGATCCGCGCCCTCACCGACCGCATTACGCGGTAGGCGAGAGCGCGAGCTGCGGCTCGTCAGCAGCAGGCTGTGCGCGCCTCGGCCGGGTCGGCGGAGCTGCCCCCACAGCACGCCGGACCTTTGTCGGCGTCATCGACGGCGTTCTGTTCCAACAGTTTCGGGCTGGTCCCGAAGGTGTCGGAGTCGGCGAGCACGGTGTAGACCTCCCACTTCTCGTTCGCCGGCCCGGTCACCCACACCTTGTCCTGGGTCGCGAAACAACAGGTGGAGTTGATCTCCTCCTGCGTGAACAGGCCCTCGCCGGACAGCCGGGCGATCTCGGCGTGCACCTTCTCGCTGGATTCGACCTCGACGCCGAGGTGGTTGATCGTGCCGCCTCGGCCGGGATTCTCCAGAAGCACGAGTTTCAGCGGAGGCTCGACGACCGCGAAGTTGGCGTACCCCGGCTTACGTTTGGCCGGGGCGGTGTTGAACAGCTTGGAGTAGAACTCGATCGCGGTATCGAGATCATCAACGTTGAGCGCGAGCTGCATACGGGACATGGCCATCACCTTCACCTCTGAGACATATATCTAACTACGGTCACCATGCAGAGTGCTCACCTTTTCGACATATGTCAATAAGGCGGGTACGGTCGGGTCATGCCGAAGACCTTGCCGATGGTCGATATGAGTTCCCCGATCTGTTGCGCGCCGGTGTCGGCGGCGCCGCTCGATGACGATGCCGCGCTGGAGATCGCCTTGCGGCTCAAGGCGCTTGCCGACCCTGTGCGGATCAAGCTCGTCTCGATCCTGCTCGCGGACCACGGCGGCGGCATCTGCACGTGCGACCTCGCGGCCGCGGTCGGACTCACCGAAGCCACGACGAGTCACCACCTGGGTCAGCTGCGCAAAGCGGGCATGGTCACACCCGACCGGCGGGGGATGAACGTCTACTACCGCGCGCGGCCGGACTCGCTGAATGCACTGCGCAACGTCCTCAGCGCCACCCCGGGGTGCTGAACCGGACGCCCCGACCAGCAGCGGGCTCGGCTGTCGTCGCTCCATCGGTCCTGCATCAGAACAACTGCCCGAGGTAGAACTCGGCCCCCTGGTCGTCGGTGCACCGTGCCGAGATCCCGTAGGGGGCGGTGCTCGGTTCCTCCAGCACGGTTCCGCCGGCGGCACGAACGCGTTCGACGGCCGCCACGACGTCGTCGGTCACCCACATCGGGACCGCCACCGATGTGTCGGCGCCGCCGGCGATCCCGACCTGGGGACGGGAGTCGTCGGCCTCCCAACCGTCGTCGATCCGGCCGCCGTGGAACGTCCAGCCGAGGACCGTGCCGTAGAAGGCGCGGTAGCGGACGCTGTCGGGGGTGAGGACGGTCAGATAGGTCATCGCGCCGAGGTTGCGGGAGTGCTGGTCGGGCCGGACGTCGCCGGGTTCGGCGGCGTACACCGCGAAACGCACGCCCTGGTCGTCGACGGCATCGATCACTCGTCGACCATCCGGACTCGACCCGAACTCGCCGCGTCCGCCGGCCGCGACGATGCGCTCGTACGCGGCCTCGAGGTCGTCGACCGCGTAGGCGCAGAACACGGTTGGCACACCCTCGATCTCGAAGACACCCAACCGGTGTCCGACGTTGGTGACCCGCCGGCCCTGCGGATCGAACTGCCAGCCGAGGACGCTGCCGTAGAAGCGGCGTGCGCGCGTCGCGTCGGGTGTGTTGATCGACATGTAGCCGATGTCGCCCTGGTGAATCCGGTTGGACAGCTGTGTCTTCGACGGCCCGCTCAACATCCAGCGATGCCCGAACGGGTCGACGATGACCGCTGTGCGGGCGCCGTATCCCTCGTACGGTTCGCGGGTCACTGCCGCGCCGCCACGGGCCGCGGTCGCGGCGGCGTCGTCGGTGTCGTCGACGGCGAGCATCAGGCTCACCGACACGTGGCCGGGCGCGGGGGAACGGAGACCGAGGTCGGGAAACTCGGCCGCGAGATAGATTGCACCACCGCCTATCTCCAGTTCGGCATGACCGATCACGCCGTCTTCCATGACGATCGGTTCGCCGCGCAGGCGTGCACCGAGATTGTCGATGTACCAGTCGATCGCCGCCTGGGGTTGGGCCACGACCAGATAGGGGAGGGCGCCGGGGCGTTCGACGACGCTCGGGGATTCGGCCGAGGTCGCGACAGCCGGCTCGTCCAGTTGGGTTGCGGTGGCCATGATGACTCCTTCGGGTAGTGATGCCCCGCGCTCGAGCCGGTCGCGCAGTGTGGCTGCGAAGCCGGCGTCGGGTGCGACGGGTGCGTCGAAACCAGGGGTGTCGGCGGCGCGCAGGGCGTGCAACGGCTCCCGCGACTCACCGAACCTGGTGTTGTTCCGGGTGCTCATACGTGACCCCCTCTCCCGCTGGTCTGAGGTTGTTGTTCGGGGTAGGCGGCACGGAACGCCCGCTTGGCCCGGGTGAGCAGTGCCTCGGTTGCCCCGACCGTGCGGTCGAGGATCTCGGCGCAGTCGGCCACGGGTAGGTCGTCGACGTAGCGCAGCGTCAGTACCGAGCGGTGGATCGGCGACAGTTGACCGAGTGTCTGGTGGGCGACCAGCCGGTCGAGTTCGGTGTCCCAGGGGTCGTCGCGCTGCTCGGGTAGCTCGTCGACCGGTTCGGGGGTGCGCTGTGCGCGCCGCCAATGATCTGCGAGTTTGTGGCGGGCGATGCCGATCAGCCACGGCGTGCTGGGTTCGGTGGTGCGATGCCGACGGACGGTGTCCATCGCGGCCAGGAAGGTTTCGGAGGTGATGTCCTCGGCGGTTCGGCGGTCGGGGCATCGTCGGATGACGAAACCGTAGACTGCCGGCAGTGCCTGGTCGTACACCGCCAGCAAACCCTCTGGTCCCTGTCCCCGGAGACCCGTTTGGTTGCTCACACCCTCATCGTCGTCCGTGGGCCCCACAATCCGACGGTCGATCGGAAAAGTATTTCTACGTGGCCGATCGGGTGGTGCCGGTGATGATCTCTTCGACGACGGCTCGCGGCGCGTCGAGCGACACGAACGTCAGGGCGTCGGGCACCTCGACGAAGTGCGCATCGGGGAACACCGCGGCGAAGCGTCGCCGGTGTGCCACGGTGAATCAGCGATCGTCGCGCCCCAGACGAAGCGGACCGGAAGTATGACTGTTCAGCGGCTCCCCGCGACCAACTCCGCGCACCGTTCGCCGACGAGCATGACGGTGATGTTCGGGTTCACCGTCGTGTGCTCGGGGAAGACCGACGCGTCGGCGACCCGCAGGCCGGCGACGCCCTTGACCCGCAGTTCGGGGTCGAGTGGCGACAGCTCGTCGTCGGGCGGACCCATCCGGACGGTGCCGACCGGGTGGTAGACGGTGTTGTGTGTGCGGGTGATGTAGTCGGCGAGTTCGGCGTCGCTCGTCGTGTCCGGTCCCGGATAGAGCTCGCGCGCAACCCATTCCGACAACGGCGCGGCAGCGGCGATCTCGCGTGCCTTGCGTAGGCCCGCGATCATGATGCGCATGTCGTAGCCCTCGACGTCGGTGAAGTACCGGGGGTCGACGCGCGGCTTGTCGCGGAAGTCGCGGGAACGCAGGCGAACCGTGCCCCGTGATCGGGCGTGGGTGACGTTGGGGGTCAGGCAGAAGGTGTTGTCGCTGGTCGGATAGCCCTGGCGCAGCGTGTGCATGTCGAACGGGACGCTGCCGTAGTGCATCATCAGGTCCGGCCGGTCCAGGTTGTCATCGACCGTGGTGAAGATCCCTGCCTCCCACCACTGCGTGGACTCCTGCGTCATCGGCTTCTTCGTCTCGAAGCCGATGACACCCTCGGGGTGGTCCTGGAGGTGCTCGCCGACGCCCGGCGAGTCCACCAGGACGTCGATCTCGTGCTCGCGGAGATCGTCGGCCGGGCCGATCCCGGAGAGCATCAACAGTTTCGGAGAATCGATCGCGCCGGCGGACAGGATCACCTCACGGTCGGCCCCGATGCGCGTGGTCCGCCCGAAGGCGTTGTCGGTGATGTCCACCCCGACGGCACGCAGTTCCCCGTCGACGTTGTCGATGACGATGCGCTTGGCCCAGGAGCCGGTGCGGACGGTCAGGTTCGGGCGGTCGAGATGCGGATGCAGGTAACTCACCGACGACGACGCGCGGACGCCGTCGGGACGCCGGTTGATCTGGAAGAAGTTCGCGCCGTTGACAACGGTGGTCCCGCTGTTGAACTCGACGCGCGGGATGCCGACCGACTCACACGCGTCGAGCACCGCGACGCCGCACGGGTCGTTCGGCGGCACGGACATGATGTGGACGGGTCCGCTGCGACCGTGGTGATCACCGGGCGCGTCGTTGGTCTCGATCTGCGGGTAGAGGCGGTACAACTCCGCCGCCCCCCAGCCGGCGCAGCCGAAGTCCCGCTCCCACGAGTCGAGATCCTCACGGGGCGCCCAGAAGGCGATGCAGCTGTTGTGAGAACTGCACCCGCCCAACACCTTCGCGCGTGCGTGCCGCATGAAGTCGTTGCCGTTCTCCTGCGGCTCGATGGGATAGTCCCAGTCGTACCCTGATTCGAGCAGCTCCATCCACCGGTCGAGACGCAGTATCGCCTCGTCGCCGACATCGGAGGGTCCGGCCTCCAGGAGGCACACGGTGACCGACGGGTCCTCGGAGAGGCGCGACGCCACCGCCGCCCCGGCCGAACCGCCCCCGACGACCACATAGTCGTAGGTCTCGGTGCGCTGGGCGTTGCTCACTGGTTACTCCCTCGCTGGTCGTGACCCCGGCCCTGTTCGTCCCTGTCGGCGAACCAGCCGGTCACTCCCGGCCGGAGGTTCTCGTACACATGCTTGGTCTCGCGGTATTCCGCCAGACCCGACGGCCCCAGCTCACGCCCGAAGCCGGACTGCCCGTAGCCACCCCACTCGGCCTCCGGTAGGTACGGCCCGAAGTCGTTGACCCACACGGTTCCTGCCCGAACACGCGCAGCGATCCGGCGGGCGCGGGCGGCATCGGCCGACCACACCGCTCCGGCCAGGCCGTACACGGTGTCGTTGGCCAGCGTCACGGCCTCGTCCTCGGTGGTGAAGGTCTCCACCGTGACGGTGGGTCCGAAGGCCTCGTCCTGCACACACGCCATCGAACGGTCGGCGCGATCGATCACGGTGGGAAGGTAGAACCAGCCGTCGTCGAGACTGCCCGATCCGTGATCGCCGGTCGCGAAGGCCCCGCCGGTCCGGATGATCGCGCCCTCGGCGCGCGCCTGTTCGACGTAGGCGTGCACCTTGTCCCGGTGCGCCTCGGAGATGAGAGGGCCGGTCTCGGTGCCCTCGGAGTAGGGGAGGCCGAGCCTGATCTGTTCTGCGCGGCGGACCAGTTCGTCGACGAACCGATCGTGGGCCGACTCCTCGATGATGAGGCGTGCGCCGGCCGAGCAGACCTGACCGGAGTGCAGGAATGCGGCGTTGAGGGCGTTGTCGACGGCGGCGGCCAGCAGCTCGTCGGTGGCGCAGGCATCGGCGAACACGACGTTCGGGTTCTTGCCGCCGAGTTCGAGCGCCACCTTCTTGATGGTCGCGGCGGCCTCGCGGGCGATGACCCGGCCGGTCACCAATCCGCCGGTGAAGGAGACCAGATCGACGTCGGGGTGCGACGACAACGGTGCGCCGGCCCCGGCGCCCGCACCGAGGACGAGGTTGGCGACGCCGGCCGGGAGGCCGAGACCGTCGAGGACCTCCATCAGCAGGATGGAGGTGTGCGGGGTCAGCTCCGCGGGTTTGAGGACAAAGGTGTTGCCCGCGGCGAGTGCCGGAGCAACCTTCCACGCGGCCTGCAGTAGTGGGTAGTTCCACGGCGTGATGAGTCCGCATACGCCGACCGGTTCGTGGACGATCCGCGAGTCGGCATCGGGGGAGCCGGCGTCGACCACTCGACCGGCGTCGGACGCGGCGAGCTTGCCGAAGTAGCGGAAGCAGTTCGCGATGTCGGTCATGTCCAGGTCCGACTCGTACGGCCGCTTGCCGGTGTCCAGGGTCTCCGCTCGGACGAATTCATCTCTGCGGGTGTCGATCTGGTCGGCCACTCGGAGAAGCAGGTCGCCGCGCTCGGCGGCGGGCGTGGCACTCCAGCGGCCGTCGTCGAAGGCGCGGCGCGCGGCGGCGATGGCGGCCTCGGTGTCGGCGGCGTCGGCCTCGGCCACCACTCCGACCACTGAATTGTCTGCTGGACAACGGATCTCACGGGTCTCCCCGGATGCGGCGGCGCACCACCGGCCGTCGATGTACAAGGTGTCGCTCATGGAGCAGCTCCTTCGGGGGTGGAATCGGGTGTGTGCGCGTCTGCGACGGTGACCGCGTCGGGGTCGGCGTCGGGGTCGGCGTCGGGATCGGCGTGGTCGTGGTGGTCGGCGGCCGCATCGCGGAGGTGGAGATAGCCGAGATGCCGTTCGTACTGGTCGAGGATGTCGCCGATGATCTGCTCTCGGGTGTACCCGGAAAGCGAATAACCTTGTGACCCTTCGGTGAGGTACACCTCGCAACGGAAGTACCGGTCGTCCGAGCGCTGCGAACGAACCGCGTATGTGGGGGTCGGCGCGGAGACCGGCCACACGCAGTACTCGAATCGTGCGACCTCGGCGAGCTCGACGATGAGGCGGGGCGACGGCAGGCCCTCGTTGGTGGCCGACTCGTCGACGGTCGCGGTGATGCCCTCCCTGCCGAACTGTTCGGCCACCTCGATCATCGCCGGGATCACCGACGAGGTGATGAACTTGCGCGTCGCGGTGCGGCCCGAGAAGCGGAGCGTGCCGATGAGTCGTTGTCGCCAGCTGCCGTGTTCGGTCGGCCCGCGACCGACGGCGATCACCTTGGGCAGGGTGGTGCGGTAGCTGTCGAGTTTGACCGACTCGTTGCGCACGGCTCGCAGCAGTGAGACGCCGATCAGGCCGAGGACGAACGAGAACGGCAGGCCCATGATGACCGTGGCGGCCTGCAGCGTGAGGATCGACCCGTCCGCACCGCCGGCGAAGAGCATCGAGAGCGTCAACAAGCCGATCGCCACCGACCAGAAGATGCGCAGCGGCTGCGCGCAGTCGGCCATCGGGTCGGTGAGCCTGCTGGTGAAGTTGCCCATCACCAGCGACCCCGAGTCGGCGCTGGTGACGTAGAACAGGAGACCGGTGATGGTCGCGACGCCGATGAGCAGCGTCGAACCCGGGTACTGCTCGAGCAACGAATAGAAGCCCGCCTCCGGGGTCGATGCCGTCGTCTCGGCGAAGTCCTGGTCGCCGCGGGCCACGGCGAGTGCGCTGTTGCCGAAGATGGAGATCCACACCAGGATGAAGCTGAAGGGCACCACCAGAACGCCGAACACGAACTGCCGCAACGTACGTCCGCGCGAGATGCGGGCCAGGAACAGCCCGACGAACGGCGCCCAGGCGACCCACCAGGCCCAGAAGAACAGCGTCCAGCCGTCGACGAAGGCGCGGGCGTCGTTGC
It contains:
- a CDS encoding ArsI/CadI family heavy metal resistance metalloenzyme, coding for MSRMQLALNVDDLDTAIEFYSKLFNTAPAKRKPGYANFAVVEPPLKLVLLENPGRGGTINHLGVEVESSEKVHAEIARLSGEGLFTQEEINSTCCFATQDKVWVTGPANEKWEVYTVLADSDTFGTSPKLLEQNAVDDADKGPACCGGSSADPAEARTACC
- a CDS encoding Rv2640c family ArsR-like transcriptional regulator; the encoded protein is MPKTLPMVDMSSPICCAPVSAAPLDDDAALEIALRLKALADPVRIKLVSILLADHGGGICTCDLAAAVGLTEATTSHHLGQLRKAGMVTPDRRGMNVYYRARPDSLNALRNVLSATPGC
- a CDS encoding VOC family protein translates to MSTRNNTRFGESREPLHALRAADTPGFDAPVAPDAGFAATLRDRLERGASLPEGVIMATATQLDEPAVATSAESPSVVERPGALPYLVVAQPQAAIDWYIDNLGARLRGEPIVMEDGVIGHAELEIGGGAIYLAAEFPDLGLRSPAPGHVSVSLMLAVDDTDDAAATAARGGAAVTREPYEGYGARTAVIVDPFGHRWMLSGPSKTQLSNRIHQGDIGYMSINTPDATRARRFYGSVLGWQFDPQGRRVTNVGHRLGVFEIEGVPTVFCAYAVDDLEAAYERIVAAGGRGEFGSSPDGRRVIDAVDDQGVRFAVYAAEPGDVRPDQHSRNLGAMTYLTVLTPDSVRYRAFYGTVLGWTFHGGRIDDGWEADDSRPQVGIAGGADTSVAVPMWVTDDVVAAVERVRAAGGTVLEEPSTAPYGISARCTDDQGAEFYLGQLF
- a CDS encoding RNA polymerase sigma factor; its protein translation is MLAVYDQALPAVYGFVIRRCPDRRTAEDITSETFLAAMDTVRRHRTTEPSTPWLIGIARHKLADHWRRAQRTPEPVDELPEQRDDPWDTELDRLVAHQTLGQLSPIHRSVLTLRYVDDLPVADCAEILDRTVGATEALLTRAKRAFRAAYPEQQPQTSGRGGHV
- a CDS encoding GMC family oxidoreductase; its protein translation is MSNAQRTETYDYVVVGGGSAGAAVASRLSEDPSVTVCLLEAGPSDVGDEAILRLDRWMELLESGYDWDYPIEPQENGNDFMRHARAKVLGGCSSHNSCIAFWAPREDLDSWERDFGCAGWGAAELYRLYPQIETNDAPGDHHGRSGPVHIMSVPPNDPCGVAVLDACESVGIPRVEFNSGTTVVNGANFFQINRRPDGVRASSSVSYLHPHLDRPNLTVRTGSWAKRIVIDNVDGELRAVGVDITDNAFGRTTRIGADREVILSAGAIDSPKLLMLSGIGPADDLREHEIDVLVDSPGVGEHLQDHPEGVIGFETKKPMTQESTQWWEAGIFTTVDDNLDRPDLMMHYGSVPFDMHTLRQGYPTSDNTFCLTPNVTHARSRGTVRLRSRDFRDKPRVDPRYFTDVEGYDMRIMIAGLRKAREIAAAAPLSEWVARELYPGPDTTSDAELADYITRTHNTVYHPVGTVRMGPPDDELSPLDPELRVKGVAGLRVADASVFPEHTTVNPNITVMLVGERCAELVAGSR
- a CDS encoding aldehyde dehydrogenase family protein; protein product: MSDTLYIDGRWCAAASGETREIRCPADNSVVGVVAEADAADTEAAIAAARRAFDDGRWSATPAAERGDLLLRVADQIDTRRDEFVRAETLDTGKRPYESDLDMTDIANCFRYFGKLAASDAGRVVDAGSPDADSRIVHEPVGVCGLITPWNYPLLQAAWKVAPALAAGNTFVLKPAELTPHTSILLMEVLDGLGLPAGVANLVLGAGAGAGAPLSSHPDVDLVSFTGGLVTGRVIAREAAATIKKVALELGGKNPNVVFADACATDELLAAAVDNALNAAFLHSGQVCSAGARLIIEESAHDRFVDELVRRAEQIRLGLPYSEGTETGPLISEAHRDKVHAYVEQARAEGAIIRTGGAFATGDHGSGSLDDGWFYLPTVIDRADRSMACVQDEAFGPTVTVETFTTEDEAVTLANDTVYGLAGAVWSADAARARRIAARVRAGTVWVNDFGPYLPEAEWGGYGQSGFGRELGPSGLAEYRETKHVYENLRPGVTGWFADRDEQGRGHDQRGSNQ